From one Synechocystis sp. PCC 6803 substr. PCC-P genomic stretch:
- a CDS encoding IS1 family transposase (programmed frameshift) yields MSTHCHCPQCGHGNVVKNGFVKDKQRFKCKSCQYQFTNLSKERGKPLWMKLEAVLLYMSGMSMNATAKLLGVSTQSVLNWIRDFGEANYEKPAPDSAIVVELDELWHFLQGKKNKLWLWKAYDRVTGRLIDWELGNRDSQTLSRLLERLAKWKVTVYCTDDWRPYQQLLDEHPDAFHGISKRETVGIESKNSDNRHWFARFHRPTKVVFRSPYMVDITMAIFAEFRVNGNIELLRNWRLSLLS; encoded by the exons ATGTCTACACACTGTCACTGTCCTCAATGTGGTCATGGGAATGTCGTCAAAAATGGCTTTGTCAAGGATAAGCAACGATTCAAATGTAAGAGTTGCCAATATCAATTCACCAATCTCTCCAAAGAACGGGGTAAACCTCTCTGGATGAAACTAGAAGCGGTCTTACTGTATATGAGTGGTATGTCAATGAATGCCACGGCGAAACTATTGGGAGTTTCTACTCAATCAGTGCTCAACTGGATTAGGGATTTTGGCGAAGCAAACTACGAGAAACCGGCTCCAGACTCAGCAATCGTAGTGGAATTAGACGAACTGTGGCATTTTCTTCAGG GCAAAAAAAACAAGTTATGGCTCTGGAAGGCATATGACCGTGTTACTGGGAGACTCATCGACTGGGAACTGGGAAATCGTGATAGTCAAACCCTGAGTCGTTTGCTGGAGAGACTGGCAAAGTGGAAAGTGACAGTGTACTGCACCGATGACTGGAGGCCCTATCAACAACTGCTGGATGAACATCCTGATGCGTTTCATGGGATTAGCAAAAGAGAAACAGTAGGAATTGAGAGCAAAAACTCAGATAACCGTCATTGGTTTGCTAGATTTCATCGCCCCACGAAAGTTGTCTTCAGGTCACCCTACATGGTTGATATCACCATGGCAATATTTGCCGAATTTAGGGTCAATGGTAACATAGAACTACTACGCAACTGGCGCCTCTCATTACTTTCTTGA
- a CDS encoding group 1 truncated hemoglobin produces MSTLYEKLGGTTAVDLAVDKFYERVLQDDRIKHFFADVDMAKQRAHQKAFLTYAFGGTDKYDGRYMREAHKELVENHGLNGEHFDAVAEDLLATLKEMGVPEDLIAEVAAVAGAPAHKRDVLNQ; encoded by the coding sequence ATGTCAACTTTGTATGAAAAATTAGGTGGAACCACCGCTGTCGATCTAGCTGTGGACAAATTTTACGAGCGGGTGTTGCAGGATGACCGCATCAAACATTTTTTCGCCGACGTGGATATGGCTAAACAACGGGCCCACCAAAAAGCCTTTTTAACCTATGCCTTTGGCGGTACGGATAAATATGATGGTCGCTATATGCGGGAAGCCCACAAAGAGTTGGTGGAAAACCATGGTTTGAACGGTGAACACTTCGACGCAGTGGCGGAGGATTTGCTGGCAACCTTGAAGGAAATGGGTGTTCCCGAAGATTTAATTGCAGAAGTGGCCGCCGTGGCCGGGGCTCCAGCCCATAAACGGGACGTGCTTAATCAGTGA
- a CDS encoding response regulator, whose translation MFWQPVSPLNADQLNYQGSYDPKLVLLSVAIAIFTAYMAFLMASSALSLPGRWSRKIALALSGTVMGLGIWAMHFIGMLGFELPCPISYDPLITFISVIPAIAASIYALNFLSFQAPTAKNLMVGAIWFGLGIGTMHYSGMAALELHGNIYYELPLFVLSLVIAVMLAFVALLFRFHSAKIFHTTHGPALGSSALVMGLSTSGMHYTAMTATHFICRPWGEFFIQGIDIQEVAIAVTISITLLTGGVMLFVLREISIQNQQQKILVATESWYRQIIEYAPEGIMVLDAQGNIILANTSIEKLFGYSQTELIGQSIALLGLAELLQQSLHLLQEGEDVGPTCPLDQEEFEILGTRYDGSEFPIEVSLTSLPSLSQREMNIFASVRDISARQEAQQQILRQREHLQSVLDSAPVGVAITVNGITQFANPHIGELVDLKVGDSPQKIYVDLGDRQQMLEELTQFGRSQSRVYKMYNPRGEIRDILATFLATDYEGQKGILGWLADITPIKAAEAEMKRAKELAEEASRIKADFLANMSHEIRTPMNAVIGMTHLALKTDLTPRQREYLHKIRFSGQHLLGVINDILDFSKIEAGKLPMESIDFDLDKVLDNVATLISEKATNKGLELLFDIDRNLPRHFIGDPLRLGQILINYANNAVKFTEQGDITIVVRLQEYRDQDVVLYLAVKDTGIGIKPEHIANLFNSFQQADSSTTRNFGGTGLGLAICKRIAELMGGEVGVESEYGQGSTFWAKVCLQKSNVIPHRLVLSKDLEGKRVLVVDDNDHARLVMKDLLEQMKFVVETVESGPEALNFLAEADRENHPHSIVFIDWQMPNMDGLEVARRLKAMGLNHQPSIFIVTAYGREELFVKAKSLGIDDVLVKPISPSVLFDSLARVLGDPTALAQEMRQSSGIGAEDLALEKLRRIRGARILLVEDNEINQEVAAELLRDVGFNVDVAANGLIALERLNNNAYALVLMDMQMPEMDGIEATIAIRQNPRYAQLPIVAMTANVMQGDRERCLQAGMNDHLGKPIEPEELWNKLLHWIPVDSPLAPETIEESAINTSDPEISIPHIPGLNSDDGLRRVLGKKSLYLKMLHKFVASQSSFLPEITQALGEKDYGFAERLAHTLKGVAGNIGAQELQQEAAELEKAIKEQWPQPEVENLLTNLGDRLDNLIAQLTSNLPPEPATVAITLDQGQLEEICDHLAQLLGEDDAEAADLLQNHGDLLRQAFPDHYSAIAAGINNFDFEAALAALTTARQFSQP comes from the coding sequence ATGTTTTGGCAACCTGTTAGTCCCCTCAACGCTGACCAGCTTAATTATCAGGGTTCCTATGACCCTAAATTAGTTCTGCTCTCTGTGGCGATCGCCATTTTTACGGCCTATATGGCTTTCTTGATGGCCAGTTCCGCCCTATCGTTGCCGGGGCGTTGGTCACGGAAAATTGCCTTAGCCCTCAGTGGGACTGTTATGGGGTTAGGTATTTGGGCCATGCACTTCATTGGCATGCTGGGGTTTGAGTTGCCCTGCCCCATCAGCTACGATCCCTTGATCACGTTTATTTCTGTTATACCGGCGATCGCCGCTAGCATTTACGCTCTGAACTTTTTGAGTTTCCAGGCCCCGACGGCGAAAAACCTCATGGTGGGGGCTATCTGGTTTGGTTTGGGCATTGGCACTATGCACTATAGCGGCATGGCGGCTCTGGAGTTACACGGCAATATTTACTACGAACTGCCCCTATTTGTCCTCTCCCTGGTCATTGCGGTCATGTTGGCCTTTGTGGCCCTATTATTCCGCTTCCATTCCGCCAAAATTTTCCACACGACCCATGGGCCAGCTTTGGGGAGTTCCGCCCTGGTGATGGGTCTGTCCACGTCGGGTATGCACTACACCGCCATGACGGCCACCCACTTTATCTGCCGCCCCTGGGGAGAATTTTTTATCCAAGGTATTGATATTCAGGAAGTGGCGATCGCCGTCACCATTTCCATCACCCTTTTGACTGGCGGGGTAATGCTGTTTGTTTTGCGGGAAATCAGCATCCAAAATCAACAGCAGAAAATCCTAGTGGCGACGGAATCTTGGTATCGGCAAATTATCGAGTATGCTCCGGAAGGCATTATGGTGCTGGATGCCCAGGGAAATATCATTTTGGCCAATACTTCCATAGAAAAGTTGTTTGGCTATTCCCAAACAGAACTGATTGGCCAATCCATTGCCCTACTGGGCCTGGCAGAACTGTTGCAACAATCCCTCCATCTGCTTCAGGAAGGGGAGGACGTGGGCCCCACCTGCCCCCTAGATCAAGAAGAATTTGAAATCCTCGGCACCCGTTACGATGGCTCGGAGTTTCCCATTGAAGTTAGTTTGACCAGCTTGCCTTCCCTGAGCCAAAGGGAAATGAATATTTTTGCCTCTGTGCGGGATATTTCCGCCCGTCAAGAAGCCCAGCAACAAATTTTGCGGCAACGGGAACATCTGCAGTCAGTGCTCGATTCCGCCCCCGTCGGGGTGGCCATTACCGTCAATGGCATTACCCAATTTGCCAATCCCCACATCGGTGAACTGGTGGATTTAAAAGTAGGGGATTCGCCCCAAAAGATCTATGTGGACCTAGGCGATCGCCAGCAAATGTTAGAAGAACTGACCCAGTTTGGCCGCAGTCAAAGCCGGGTGTACAAAATGTATAATCCCAGAGGTGAAATCCGGGACATTTTGGCTACCTTTTTAGCCACGGACTACGAGGGGCAAAAGGGCATCTTAGGCTGGTTAGCAGATATTACCCCCATTAAGGCCGCCGAAGCAGAAATGAAACGGGCCAAGGAACTGGCGGAGGAAGCCAGCCGCATCAAAGCTGATTTTTTGGCCAATATGAGCCACGAAATCCGTACCCCCATGAATGCGGTCATCGGCATGACCCATCTGGCTTTGAAAACTGACCTGACCCCCCGTCAACGGGAATATTTGCATAAAATTCGGTTTTCTGGTCAGCATCTGCTGGGGGTAATTAACGATATTCTCGATTTTTCTAAAATTGAAGCGGGCAAATTGCCCATGGAAAGCATTGATTTTGACCTGGATAAGGTGCTGGATAACGTTGCCACTTTGATCAGTGAAAAGGCCACCAATAAGGGTTTAGAACTGCTGTTTGACATTGACCGTAACCTACCCCGCCACTTCATCGGCGATCCCCTCCGTCTGGGGCAAATTCTGATTAACTATGCCAATAATGCAGTCAAATTCACCGAGCAGGGGGATATTACCATTGTGGTCAGGCTCCAGGAATACCGTGACCAGGACGTGGTGCTGTACCTAGCGGTGAAAGATACGGGCATTGGCATTAAACCAGAGCACATTGCCAATCTCTTTAACAGTTTTCAACAGGCGGATTCCTCCACTACCCGGAATTTTGGCGGCACAGGGTTGGGTTTGGCCATCTGCAAACGCATTGCGGAACTGATGGGGGGAGAAGTGGGGGTTGAAAGCGAATACGGCCAAGGCAGTACTTTCTGGGCCAAGGTCTGTTTGCAGAAAAGTAATGTCATACCCCACCGATTGGTTTTGAGCAAAGATCTGGAAGGTAAACGGGTGCTGGTGGTGGACGATAACGACCATGCCCGCCTGGTGATGAAAGATTTGTTGGAGCAGATGAAGTTTGTGGTAGAAACGGTGGAGAGCGGGCCGGAAGCCCTTAATTTTTTAGCAGAAGCTGATCGGGAGAACCATCCCCACAGCATTGTTTTCATTGATTGGCAAATGCCCAATATGGATGGCTTGGAAGTAGCCCGTCGTTTGAAAGCCATGGGGTTAAACCATCAGCCGTCGATTTTTATTGTCACTGCCTACGGTCGGGAAGAATTGTTTGTTAAAGCCAAAAGCCTCGGCATTGATGATGTTTTGGTCAAGCCCATTAGTCCCTCTGTTTTATTCGACAGTTTGGCGAGGGTGCTGGGGGATCCCACGGCCCTGGCCCAGGAAATGCGACAATCTTCGGGCATTGGGGCGGAAGACTTGGCCTTGGAAAAATTACGGCGTATTCGCGGGGCCCGCATTTTGTTGGTGGAGGACAATGAAATTAACCAGGAAGTGGCGGCGGAATTATTACGGGATGTGGGTTTCAACGTCGATGTGGCGGCCAATGGTTTAATTGCTCTGGAAAGACTGAACAATAATGCTTACGCCTTGGTTTTAATGGATATGCAAATGCCGGAAATGGATGGCATCGAGGCAACGATCGCCATTCGTCAGAATCCCCGTTACGCTCAGTTACCCATTGTGGCCATGACGGCCAATGTGATGCAGGGCGATCGGGAACGGTGTTTGCAAGCAGGCATGAATGACCATTTAGGCAAACCCATTGAACCAGAAGAATTGTGGAATAAGCTACTCCACTGGATTCCGGTGGACTCCCCCCTAGCCCCAGAAACGATAGAAGAATCGGCCATCAATACTAGCGATCCAGAAATATCCATTCCCCATATCCCTGGACTGAACAGCGATGATGGTTTGCGGCGGGTTTTGGGCAAAAAAAGTTTGTATCTGAAAATGCTCCATAAGTTTGTGGCCAGTCAAAGTTCTTTTCTGCCGGAAATTACTCAGGCTTTAGGGGAAAAAGACTATGGCTTCGCCGAACGGTTGGCCCATACCTTGAAAGGAGTTGCCGGGAACATTGGGGCCCAGGAGCTACAACAGGAAGCGGCGGAGTTGGAAAAAGCGATTAAAGAGCAGTGGCCCCAGCCAGAGGTTGAAAATTTACTTACCAACCTAGGCGATCGCCTGGATAATCTAATTGCCCAATTGACCAGTAATCTACCGCCGGAACCCGCAACTGTGGCCATAACCTTAGACCAGGGCCAATTAGAAGAAATTTGTGACCATTTAGCCCAACTTTTGGGGGAAGATGATGCAGAAGCCGCCGACCTCCTCCAAAACCATGGGGATCTTTTACGCCAAGCATTTCCAGACCATTACTCGGCGATCGCCGCTGGCATCAATAATTTCGACTTTGAAGCCGCCCTCGCCGCCCTCACCACCGCCCGCCAATTTTCCCAACCCTAG
- a CDS encoding hybrid sensor histidine kinase/response regulator, protein MDTATTKGNKATVLIVDDSPDTLTMLSGLLKDHYRIKIASKGEQALAIAASMPPPDLILLDIMMPEIDGYEVCTKLKADTQTKNIPVIFLTAKTDVADEQHGFSLGAVDYITKPISPPILLARVRTHLNLKAAYDRLTRLLKFREDMVNMIVHDLRNPLSSISLATELLLNKPDLPLDRQQKKLKSIQTSTQQLQNLVEDLLLKAQLESHALTLNYQSTELCALCEIAIATLRESIAQKQINLITQYPPAPHRPVNVDAQLFRRAIENLISNAIKFSPSQSEVIVSVAYPDDAVAVVAIADQGPGIDLKLRERIFGKYEIGPMLEGVAQIGLGLAFCKVIVEAHGSTISVVDNYPKGSIFRIELRQ, encoded by the coding sequence ATGGATACAGCAACAACCAAGGGCAACAAAGCAACCGTGCTGATTGTGGATGACTCCCCCGATACTTTGACCATGCTCAGTGGTTTGCTCAAGGATCATTACCGCATCAAAATTGCCAGCAAAGGGGAACAGGCCTTGGCGATCGCCGCATCTATGCCGCCACCGGACTTAATCTTGTTGGATATTATGATGCCGGAAATAGACGGCTACGAAGTTTGCACCAAGCTCAAAGCTGATACCCAAACTAAGAATATTCCAGTTATTTTCCTCACCGCCAAAACCGACGTAGCAGACGAACAACATGGTTTTTCCCTCGGCGCAGTGGACTACATCACCAAACCCATCAGTCCCCCCATTCTCCTGGCCAGGGTACGCACCCATCTCAATCTCAAAGCCGCCTACGATCGCCTCACCCGCCTGCTCAAATTTCGGGAAGACATGGTGAACATGATTGTCCATGACCTCCGCAATCCCCTCTCCAGCATTAGCCTGGCCACCGAGCTGTTATTGAACAAGCCTGACTTGCCCCTAGATCGTCAACAAAAAAAGCTCAAGTCCATTCAAACAAGCACCCAACAACTACAAAATCTGGTGGAAGACCTGTTGCTTAAAGCCCAACTGGAATCCCATGCTCTGACATTGAACTATCAATCCACCGAACTTTGTGCCCTGTGTGAAATTGCCATTGCTACCCTAAGGGAAAGTATTGCCCAGAAACAGATTAACCTCATCACCCAATATCCCCCCGCTCCCCATCGTCCAGTTAATGTAGATGCCCAACTGTTCCGTCGAGCCATCGAAAATCTGATTAGCAATGCCATTAAGTTTTCCCCCTCCCAGAGTGAAGTCATAGTTTCAGTGGCCTATCCAGATGATGCCGTCGCAGTGGTGGCCATTGCCGACCAAGGGCCAGGCATAGACCTAAAACTGCGGGAACGGATTTTTGGCAAATACGAAATTGGCCCCATGCTAGAAGGGGTTGCCCAAATTGGACTGGGCTTAGCCTTTTGCAAAGTTATTGTCGAAGCCCATGGAAGCACAATAAGTGTTGTGGATAATTATCCCAAGGGTTCAATTTTTAGAATTGAACTTCGTCAGTGA
- a CDS encoding two-component system response regulator: MNTPPDPNSKATILVVDDTPDNLALMSGLLKDYYRVKIANNGEKALKVAQTLPPPDLILLDIMMPGIDGYEVCAHLKANPATQRIPVIFLTAKSEIEDERKGLALGAVDYITKPVSPPILMARVNTQLTIKAAADFLLDKNAFLEQEVARRTQEMMAIQDVTIQVMASLAETRDHETGNHIRRTQNYVRALAEQLKNHPRFQKFLTDHTINLLYKSAPLHDIGKVGVPDHILLKPGPLTAEEFEIMKTHTTLGRDAIVQAEKSLGMKVDFLQLAKEIAYSHQEKWDGTGYPQGLSGDDIPIAARLMAIADVYDALISSRVYKEAMPHEEAVAIIEAGYGQHFDPDVVDAFMAIHPTFKTIAAEFADKG; encoded by the coding sequence ATGAACACTCCCCCCGATCCCAACTCAAAAGCCACCATTTTGGTTGTGGATGACACCCCGGATAATCTAGCTTTGATGAGTGGATTATTGAAAGATTACTACCGGGTCAAAATTGCCAATAACGGGGAAAAAGCCCTCAAGGTTGCCCAAACTTTACCCCCACCGGATTTAATTCTGCTGGACATTATGATGCCGGGCATAGATGGCTATGAAGTTTGTGCCCATTTAAAAGCAAATCCGGCCACCCAGAGGATTCCCGTAATTTTTCTCACGGCCAAGTCAGAAATTGAGGATGAACGCAAAGGGCTGGCACTAGGGGCAGTGGATTATATTACTAAGCCCGTTAGTCCACCAATTCTGATGGCCAGGGTTAATACCCAGTTGACGATCAAAGCGGCGGCGGATTTTTTGCTTGATAAAAATGCTTTCCTAGAGCAGGAAGTGGCCAGACGTACCCAGGAGATGATGGCGATTCAGGATGTAACTATTCAGGTGATGGCTTCCCTGGCGGAAACTAGGGATCATGAAACGGGTAATCATATCCGCCGTACCCAAAATTATGTCCGGGCTTTGGCTGAGCAATTAAAAAACCATCCCCGCTTCCAGAAATTTTTAACCGATCACACCATCAATTTGCTCTATAAATCGGCTCCCCTCCATGACATTGGCAAAGTGGGAGTGCCGGACCACATTCTGCTTAAGCCCGGTCCCTTAACAGCAGAAGAATTTGAAATTATGAAAACCCACACCACTTTGGGGCGGGATGCCATTGTCCAAGCGGAAAAAAGTTTGGGAATGAAGGTGGATTTTTTGCAACTAGCCAAGGAAATTGCCTATTCTCACCAGGAAAAATGGGATGGAACCGGTTATCCCCAAGGGCTATCGGGGGATGATATTCCCATTGCGGCCCGTTTGATGGCGATCGCCGATGTTTATGACGCTTTAATTAGTAGTCGGGTTTATAAAGAAGCGATGCCCCACGAAGAGGCGGTGGCCATTATCGAAGCCGGCTACGGCCAACACTTTGATCCCGATGTGGTTGATGCGTTTATGGCTATTCATCCCACTTTTAAAACGATCGCCGCTGAGTTCGCCGATAAGGGGTAA
- a CDS encoding cupin domain-containing protein yields the protein MKFISSFFALATVLACQPTVFAFEPAEAIKVETILKTETSWDGQPLAYPEGQAEITGMMIEIAPGAETGWHSHPVPSFGILLEGELEVTLLNGQKKLIKTGDAIAEVVNTVHNGRNVGEGPVKILVFYAGAKDLPVTVKDQPN from the coding sequence ATGAAATTTATCTCCAGCTTCTTTGCCCTAGCCACAGTTCTTGCTTGCCAACCCACGGTTTTTGCTTTCGAGCCAGCGGAAGCAATTAAGGTAGAAACCATCCTCAAAACCGAAACTAGTTGGGATGGTCAACCTCTGGCTTACCCAGAAGGCCAAGCAGAAATCACTGGCATGATGATCGAAATTGCCCCCGGTGCCGAAACGGGTTGGCATTCCCATCCAGTGCCCTCCTTTGGCATTTTGCTGGAAGGGGAATTGGAGGTCACCCTCCTAAATGGGCAGAAAAAGCTCATCAAAACCGGGGACGCCATCGCTGAAGTGGTGAATACAGTACACAATGGCCGCAACGTGGGGGAGGGCCCTGTGAAAATTTTGGTGTTTTATGCCGGAGCGAAGGATTTGCCCGTAACCGTTAAGGATCAGCCCAATTAA
- the ftsY gene encoding signal recognition particle-docking protein FtsY gives MFNWFRRQFGKDNTAPESAPPEGAEVSPELAPEVIQAETESPSEEDSQTTELAAPPPEEPSSDTANPDDYLQWAKAAYQNIQARKAETVSPPESAAAITVEAGIEETAEEIVVAPESDQATATEADLPSPETEITTGPAWLQKSDRLEALKETAVEEATVAGTLTAESMAMDDDFMWSAKVLAAQGRSAADVSAEEIDWLRKLRQGLSKTRVNLVNQLKSIVGQGPLNEAAVEEIEAILLQADVGVEATDYIITTLQDKLREEALPPEQAIEFLKEILRSILDRPLLSLPSAEFAPEAEGLNVWLLTGVNGAGKTTTIGKLAFMAKQSGYDCVIAAADTFRAAAVEQVKVWGERSGVPVIANPGQNTDPAAVVYDGISAAQSRNVNLLLVDTAGRLQNKKNLMDELAKIRRIIDKKAPNATVESLLVLDATLGQNGLRQAEVFAEAAKLSGVVLTKLDGSAKGGVALAVAQQLNLPIRFIGAGEGIEDLRPFSSYEFVEALLNG, from the coding sequence ATGTTTAATTGGTTCCGTCGTCAGTTTGGTAAAGATAACACTGCCCCCGAGTCTGCTCCCCCGGAAGGGGCGGAGGTTAGTCCTGAATTGGCACCGGAGGTAATCCAGGCAGAAACCGAATCCCCCAGCGAGGAAGATTCTCAAACAACGGAATTAGCTGCTCCCCCCCCCGAGGAACCAAGCTCAGACACTGCCAACCCGGACGATTATCTCCAATGGGCGAAAGCGGCGTACCAAAATATTCAGGCCCGTAAAGCGGAAACTGTTAGCCCGCCAGAGTCTGCCGCAGCGATCACGGTTGAAGCAGGAATAGAAGAAACCGCAGAAGAAATAGTTGTTGCCCCCGAATCTGACCAAGCAACAGCTACAGAGGCAGATCTCCCTTCTCCTGAAACCGAAATAACAACCGGCCCCGCTTGGTTACAAAAGTCCGATCGCCTAGAAGCCTTAAAAGAAACGGCGGTGGAAGAAGCCACAGTGGCGGGCACCCTAACTGCTGAATCCATGGCCATGGACGATGACTTCATGTGGTCAGCCAAGGTCCTAGCGGCCCAAGGGCGATCGGCAGCGGATGTGTCGGCGGAAGAAATTGATTGGCTGAGGAAACTGCGGCAGGGACTGAGTAAAACCAGGGTTAACCTAGTCAACCAACTTAAATCCATCGTGGGCCAGGGGCCCCTCAACGAGGCGGCGGTAGAGGAGATTGAAGCGATTCTGCTCCAGGCCGATGTGGGCGTTGAAGCCACCGATTACATCATTACCACCCTTCAGGACAAATTGCGAGAGGAAGCATTGCCCCCGGAACAGGCCATTGAATTCCTCAAAGAAATTTTGCGTTCCATCCTCGATCGCCCTTTGTTATCCCTGCCCAGTGCTGAATTTGCCCCGGAAGCGGAAGGGCTGAATGTCTGGTTATTGACGGGGGTTAATGGAGCCGGCAAAACCACCACCATCGGTAAGTTGGCCTTTATGGCCAAACAATCCGGTTATGACTGTGTGATTGCGGCGGCGGATACTTTTCGGGCGGCGGCGGTGGAACAGGTGAAAGTTTGGGGGGAAAGGAGTGGCGTTCCCGTCATTGCTAACCCTGGGCAAAATACTGACCCGGCGGCGGTGGTCTATGACGGCATTAGTGCAGCCCAGTCCCGTAACGTTAATTTGCTGTTGGTGGATACGGCGGGAAGGTTACAAAATAAGAAAAATTTGATGGACGAGCTAGCCAAAATCCGGCGCATTATCGACAAAAAAGCCCCCAACGCCACGGTGGAATCTTTACTAGTATTGGATGCCACCCTGGGGCAAAACGGTTTACGCCAAGCGGAAGTATTTGCCGAGGCCGCCAAATTGAGCGGAGTGGTGCTGACCAAATTGGATGGCAGCGCTAAGGGAGGGGTGGCCCTGGCGGTGGCCCAGCAGTTGAATCTGCCCATTCGTTTTATCGGTGCAGGGGAAGGCATTGAGGATTTGCGTCCCTTTTCCAGCTATGAATTTGTTGAAGCCCTACTAAACGGTTAA
- a CDS encoding lysophospholipid acyltransferase family protein: protein MLRATSDRSPLFECNPALDGWSLGGRDPETIKRLMPFWEWFYKYYFRVQTSGWENLPPGQVLLVGSHNGGLSSPDMVMMIYDWFRCQGLHRPVYGLMHPTVWKMSRPLAELAVKVGAVQAHPKMAIAALQSGASVLVYPGGAQDVFRPFSQRHEIYFAGRKGFIKLALRQGVPIVPAIAVGSHETLLVMGDCYDQVKYLHDLGMPWLLDVDPVVFPIYLGLPWGLALGPLPHVPLPLTMHTRICPPIYFERYGNDAAKDKDYVEQCYQLVKTEMQRELDQLAETANILPQLNFL from the coding sequence GTGCTAAGAGCGACCAGTGATCGATCGCCGTTGTTTGAGTGTAATCCTGCCCTGGACGGTTGGTCTTTGGGGGGGCGGGATCCGGAAACCATCAAACGGTTAATGCCTTTTTGGGAATGGTTTTACAAATACTATTTCCGGGTGCAGACTAGTGGCTGGGAAAATTTACCGCCGGGACAGGTATTGCTGGTGGGTTCCCATAATGGCGGCCTTTCTTCACCGGATATGGTGATGATGATTTACGACTGGTTTCGTTGCCAGGGTTTACATCGCCCTGTGTACGGTTTAATGCATCCCACGGTTTGGAAAATGAGCCGTCCCCTGGCAGAGTTGGCCGTTAAGGTGGGGGCAGTCCAAGCTCATCCCAAAATGGCGATCGCCGCTCTGCAATCCGGGGCCAGTGTGTTGGTTTACCCCGGTGGAGCCCAGGATGTATTTCGTCCCTTTAGCCAACGACATGAAATTTATTTTGCCGGTCGTAAAGGTTTTATTAAATTGGCCCTGCGGCAAGGGGTACCCATCGTCCCGGCGATCGCCGTCGGTTCCCACGAAACTCTGTTGGTTATGGGGGATTGCTACGACCAAGTTAAATATCTCCATGACCTTGGTATGCCTTGGCTATTGGACGTGGACCCGGTGGTTTTTCCCATTTATCTGGGTTTGCCCTGGGGTCTAGCGTTAGGCCCCCTGCCCCATGTGCCTTTACCGTTGACTATGCACACTCGCATCTGTCCACCGATCTACTTTGAGCGTTACGGCAACGACGCCGCCAAAGATAAGGATTATGTCGAGCAGTGTTATCAACTGGTGAAAACGGAGATGCAACGGGAGCTAGATCAACTGGCTGAAACTGCCAATATTTTGCCTCAATTAAATTTTCTCTGA